A genomic stretch from Bacteroidales bacterium includes:
- a CDS encoding glycoside hydrolase family 15 protein has product MAYQNIENYGMIGNMRTSALVGTDGSIDWMCFPHFDSPSIFGRILDENRGGHFKIAPVDTDLTHKQFYWPDTNVLVTRFMGHHGVCEVVDYMPVGKTRIGDQQNRLVRLVRMIRGKMQIRMECSPAFNYALSSHKVAVHAHGAAFISTELAMGLATSVPLAAEGTGITADIELSCGENVHFVLYELEAEKGCEKCFSDHEALEGLVDTIEYWNRWVEKCTYKGRWRETVIRSALTLKLLTFEPTGAIIAAPTCSLPEHLGGERNWDYRYTWIRDAAFTVYGLMRIGFTEEAEQFMHWIDERCHELRPDGSMQIMYGIDGRHVLEEKQLDHLEGYAKSSPVRIGNGAYKQLQLDIYGELLDSVYLYNKYGSPISYDLWTQLRRLINWVAANWQKKDEGIWEVRGGRQHFVYSKLMCWVALDRGIRLAEKRSFPSEKQRWLEERDKIYEEIMVRGWNPELQSFVQHYESNTLDAANLMMPLTFFVSPTDKRILKTLEATLKSPEEGGLVSDSLVYRYNVQETADGLRGEEGTFNICTFWMVEALTRAGHNDRKKLEQARLMFEQMLTYGNHLGLYAEETGPRGEALGNFPQAFTHLSLISAAFNLDRALN; this is encoded by the coding sequence ATGGCTTATCAGAATATTGAAAACTATGGTATGATTGGTAATATGCGGACCTCTGCCCTGGTGGGAACGGATGGCTCCATCGACTGGATGTGTTTTCCGCATTTCGATTCACCCAGCATATTCGGACGGATCCTGGACGAGAACAGGGGAGGGCATTTTAAAATTGCCCCGGTCGATACGGACCTCACGCATAAACAATTTTACTGGCCGGACACAAATGTGCTGGTCACCCGTTTTATGGGTCATCATGGTGTCTGTGAGGTGGTCGATTATATGCCGGTGGGTAAAACAAGGATCGGAGATCAGCAAAACCGGCTGGTCCGGCTGGTGAGGATGATCCGGGGTAAAATGCAAATACGCATGGAATGCAGTCCGGCCTTCAATTATGCCCTTAGTTCGCATAAAGTTGCCGTCCATGCACATGGGGCTGCTTTTATTAGCACTGAATTGGCTATGGGCCTGGCCACTTCTGTTCCACTTGCAGCAGAAGGGACAGGAATCACCGCAGATATTGAATTATCCTGTGGGGAAAACGTCCATTTCGTTCTGTATGAACTGGAGGCTGAAAAGGGCTGTGAAAAATGCTTTTCTGATCATGAGGCCCTGGAAGGTCTGGTGGATACGATCGAATACTGGAACCGCTGGGTTGAAAAGTGCACGTACAAAGGCCGCTGGAGGGAAACAGTGATTCGTTCTGCTTTAACCTTAAAACTGCTGACCTTTGAGCCCACCGGAGCCATTATAGCGGCTCCCACCTGCAGTTTGCCCGAGCACCTTGGCGGAGAGAGGAACTGGGATTACCGGTATACCTGGATCAGGGATGCGGCCTTTACTGTATATGGACTGATGAGGATCGGCTTCACCGAGGAAGCAGAACAATTTATGCACTGGATTGATGAAAGGTGCCATGAATTGCGTCCCGACGGGTCCATGCAGATCATGTATGGTATTGACGGGAGGCATGTCCTGGAAGAAAAGCAGCTGGATCACCTGGAAGGGTATGCAAAATCATCCCCGGTTCGTATCGGGAACGGGGCGTATAAGCAATTACAGCTGGACATTTATGGAGAACTGCTTGATTCAGTCTACCTGTATAATAAATACGGGAGCCCCATTTCCTATGATCTCTGGACACAGTTACGCCGCCTGATCAACTGGGTGGCCGCTAACTGGCAGAAAAAGGATGAGGGAATCTGGGAAGTCAGAGGTGGCAGGCAGCATTTTGTCTATTCCAAACTGATGTGCTGGGTGGCGCTGGACCGGGGTATCCGTTTGGCAGAAAAGCGTTCATTTCCATCGGAGAAACAGCGTTGGCTGGAGGAAAGGGATAAGATCTACGAGGAGATCATGGTGAGGGGCTGGAACCCGGAACTGCAGTCTTTTGTGCAACATTATGAGAGCAACACGCTGGATGCGGCCAACCTGATGATGCCGCTTACTTTTTTTGTTTCCCCCACGGATAAGCGCATCCTGAAAACCTTGGAGGCCACCCTGAAGAGTCCGGAAGAGGGAGGTCTTGTATCCGACAGCCTGGTATACCGCTATAATGTGCAAGAGACGGCCGACGGACTGCGCGGGGAGGAGGGTACCTTTAATATATGTACCTTCTGGATGGTTGAGGCGCTGACCCGGGCGGGGCATAATGACAGAAAAAAGCTGGAGCAGGCACGGCTAATGTTCGAACAGATGCTCACCTATGGCAATCACCTCGGGCTATACGCGGAAGAAACCGGCCCGAGGGGCGAGGCCCTCGGGAATTTCCCCCAGGCATTCACCCACCTCTCCCTGATCAGTGCGGCATTTAATCTCGACCGGGCGTTGAATTAG
- the ric gene encoding iron-sulfur cluster repair di-iron protein produces the protein MEINAHSKIGDIVKTNFRTARIFEENSIDFCCGGNISLEEACSRSNVDLHTLLPSLEEMVAANDPDSKYINDLELDELCDCIEKRHHSYIREHTPFIQQKLKKLCEVHGDHHPELFELKQLFDGAAGNLSAHMQKEEMVLFPFIRQMIKQKKGEAGTRISSGGILQPISQMEEEHQIEGDRFRKISSLSSSYTTPPDGCNTYRISYQELDEFEKDLHRHIHLENNILFVKAQQLEQELVNR, from the coding sequence ATGGAAATAAATGCACATAGTAAAATCGGTGATATCGTTAAAACAAATTTCAGAACAGCCAGGATATTTGAAGAGAACAGCATTGATTTTTGTTGCGGCGGTAACATCAGTCTGGAAGAGGCTTGTTCCAGATCGAACGTGGACCTGCATACCCTGCTGCCTTCCTTGGAGGAAATGGTGGCTGCTAACGATCCGGACAGCAAATATATCAATGACTTAGAGCTGGACGAGTTATGCGATTGCATTGAGAAGAGACATCATAGCTACATCCGGGAGCATACACCGTTCATTCAGCAGAAACTGAAAAAGCTTTGCGAGGTGCACGGAGATCACCACCCGGAACTCTTTGAACTGAAACAGTTGTTCGACGGAGCGGCCGGAAACCTGAGCGCACACATGCAGAAGGAAGAAATGGTGCTGTTCCCTTTTATTCGCCAGATGATAAAACAGAAAAAGGGAGAAGCCGGGACCCGGATAAGCTCCGGAGGGATCCTTCAGCCCATCAGCCAGATGGAAGAGGAGCATCAGATTGAAGGAGACCGGTTCAGGAAAATCTCTTCCCTGAGCTCTTCTTATACAACTCCTCCCGATGGTTGCAACACCTACCGAATAAGCTATCAGGAATTAGACGAATTTGAAAAGGATCTGCACCGTCACATTCATCTGGAAAACAACATCCTCTTTGTAAAAGCGCAGCAGCTGGAACAGGAACTTGTAAATCGTTAA